Proteins co-encoded in one Prunus persica cultivar Lovell chromosome G6, Prunus_persica_NCBIv2, whole genome shotgun sequence genomic window:
- the LOC18774639 gene encoding uncharacterized protein LOC18774639, whose product MQTIKKLCILHPFLLLLNFWLATSIPQDASTSICDKFKIQTPFSNPNSTALSRLNRTVICKSQKLYHSNRTSNSLFPVSYTNYKCKSLIISNPSSSSSSLHHVFSLNPSNSLLLFNCSNKTPSSSPLFQNFTCLTACGLASSSCLLVDDVTKLDMGFHPRDLNCSCYSRVHRRSLDGSYEAHKLRTRVSFDIPDHIPNICDECQKPNGNCAAGLKCICHPKECKNKVISKAGSINALGNILVSLLSLVALMVLADNP is encoded by the exons ATGCAGACAATCAAGAAACTCTGCATCCTACATCCTTTCCTTCTGCTACTCAATTTCTGGTTAGCAACTTCAATTCCTCAAGATGCTTCAACAAGCATTTGTGACAAATTCAAGATTCAAACACCCTTttcaaatccaaattcaacTGCATTATCCCGTTTAAATCGAACAGTCATCTGCAAATCTCAGAAACTATACCATAGTAATAGAACCTCTAACAGCCTCTTCCCAGTCTCCTACACTAACTACAAATGTAAAAGTCTGATCATCTCcaacccttcttcttcttcttcttcactccACCATGTCTTCTCCTTAAACCCCTCCAACTCACTTTTACTCTTCAACTGCTCAAACAAAACACCCTCATCATCACCACTGTTTCAAAACTTCACCTGCTTAACTGCATGTGGACTTGCATCCTCTTCTTGCTTACTAGTTGATGATGTCACAAAGCTTGACATGGGATTTCATCCAAGAGATTTGAATTGCTCATGTTACAGCAGGGTGCATAGAAGATCTTTAGATGGGAGCTATGAAGCACATAAGTTGAGAACAAGAGTTTCTTTTGACATCCCTGACCACATTCCCAATATCTGCGACGAGTGTCAAAAGCCTAATGGCAATTGTGCTGCTGGGTTGAAGTGCATATGCCACCCTAAAGAGTGCA AAAACAAAGTCATATCAAAGGCTGGATCCATCAATGCTTTGGGTAACATCCTGGTCTCTTTGCTTTCTCTTGTAGCACTAATGGTTTTGGCAGACAATCCCTGA
- the LOC18772704 gene encoding stress-response A/B barrel domain-containing protein At5g22580: protein MGSAVDLGNNNMGEFKHLVIVKFKEDVVVDDILKGLENLVAEIDAVKSFEWGQDLESQELLRQGFTHVFLMTFDKKDDYAVFQSHPKHQEFSAIFSTVIEKLVLLDFPPTLVKTPPKAAPPEAPPEAPPA, encoded by the exons ATGGGTAGTGCTGTTGATTTGGGAAATAATAATATGGGGGAGTTCAAGCACTTGGTGATTGTTAAGTTCAAGGAAGATGTGGTTGTGGATGATATTCTGAAAGGGCTGGAGAATTTGGTTGCTGAGATTGATGCTGTTAAGTCCTTCGAATG GGGACAGGATCTGGAAAGCCAAGAGCTGCTTAGGCAGGGATTTACCCATGTCTTCTTGATGACATTCGACAAGAAGGATGATTATGCTGTGTTTCAGAGCCACCCTAAACATCAAGAATTTTCAGCAATATTTTCAACAGTTATAGAAAAGCTTGTGCTGCTTGATTTTCCACCTACTCTTGTCAAAACACCACCCAAGGCAGCACCACCAGAAGCACCACCAGAGGCACCACCAGCATGA